GAGGCGCTGACCAAACTTGAGGAGGAAGGGCTGGTCGTCAAGATCCCCTTCCGAGGGTCCTTCGTTGTAGAAGTCAGCGCTCGTGACGTCGCAGAAATCGCGTCGATCCGGGTGCTCGTCGAGACCTATGCTGCCGAGCTCTCAGCCCCCACCCTGCGGGGTCCCGAGCGGCTCCGGCTCAAACAAACCATCGAGGAACTTTACCGGGCCACCGACACCAACGACATCCCCGCCAGCATCGACGCCCACCTTCGTTTCCACAGGCTCTTCTACGAATTTTCTGGGAACACCGCCCTGCAGAACATGTGGAACGGGTGGGAGAACAAGTTGCGTCTCTACCTGGCGGTCGATCACCGTACCTATAGCGACCTGCACGACATCGCTGTTGAGCACGAGAAATTGGCTGAGCTTGCTCTGGCAGGAGACTTCGATGCCTTCCGTCAGGAAATGGTCAGCCAATTCCAGAATGCCCTTCATGAAGAACCACTAGAGCAGAAGTAACCCGGCTTTCCGCGACGTTGGCTCGGCCCTGCCTTAGTCCACGAACTCCGACTGCGTCTCAATGAAGTCCCAGTCCTGCACCGTCAGCACCCCACTGACCTTGTCTGGATGAGGGCCGCCGGCCTCGGCAATATGCTGCAGGACCGGCAACGGAAGTTCCTCGGCACGCAGGTTTTCGCGTAGCCACTCCTTGCTGTCCAAGTGCAGGTCCAGCCACCACATGAAGATTTCCATCGCAGACCACCTTCCTTCGGATTAACCGTAGGCCGGGGCCGGGTCGTCTACAAGGGCTGCCCTACAAGGGTTGCTCCATCACGGCCTCGGCTATCAGGGTCTTGTGGGGAATCGGGCGAAGGGCCAATCTGTACCTAGGACGCTGGCGCGCAGGTTTCAAGAACCCGTGCCGACGCCCCTCGCACAAGGGATCCGCCATGGACTGTGACATCGAGCTGGAGATCGATACCGGCTCTGCACGCGGCGAATACACGGTGCACGTGGTCCGTGCTCCGGCAGGAGGCCACGCTTCGGGGATGTTCACTTTGGACGTTGACGGCATCCTGGACCGGCTTCCCCAACTTGAAGCCACCGTCCTTGCCTCCGCAGTGGCCGCCCGGCGCACTATGCCCGTGGCCGAGATGGCAGTCCGCGAAGTAGGCCAACAATTGTTCCAGGCCTTGTTCACGCGCGAGGTCTACGGCACGTACCGGGCCAGCCTTGGCGCGGCCCAACACGCTGGCCAGCAACTCAGGGTGGTCCTGCGGCTTGCCGCGCCGGAATTGGCAACCATGCCGTGGGAGACCCTCTTCGACCCCGAAACCGAAACGTACCTGTGCCAAACGGAACCCCTGTTGCGGCATATCCCTGCTCCCGACTACAACCAGAACCCCTTGGACGTGGCTCCCCCGCTGCGGATCCTGGGCATCGTCGCTTCACCCCGGGACCTTCCTACCCTCGATGTCGATGCCGAGAAGGACCACCTGAGCAGGGCGTTGGCTGGCCCCGTGGCCGAAGGACGCGTGGAGCTGGTTTGGTCCAGGAGCGGGACCTGGGACGACGTTCAGTCCCTGCTGCTCGCC
This genomic stretch from Micrococcaceae bacterium Sec5.1 harbors:
- a CDS encoding GntR family transcriptional regulator, with the translated sequence MDRKFTWQEQRMTTPDGVYRVLRTAILNGTVPPGEQLRETHIAADLGISRSPLREALTKLEEEGLVVKIPFRGSFVVEVSARDVAEIASIRVLVETYAAELSAPTLRGPERLRLKQTIEELYRATDTNDIPASIDAHLRFHRLFYEFSGNTALQNMWNGWENKLRLYLAVDHRTYSDLHDIAVEHEKLAELALAGDFDAFRQEMVSQFQNALHEEPLEQK